From one Nonomuraea polychroma genomic stretch:
- a CDS encoding VOC family protein: MMRGIAEFRSIVLDTPDPQGLAEFYSRLLGWPIASVEEDWVVVTDGGPPRRLAFQLAPDFRRPTWPDPERPQQLHLDLHVDDIEEAEKRALEIGAVKHEHQPSEDDSFRVFLDPAGHTFCLCRD, encoded by the coding sequence ATGATGAGGGGCATCGCGGAATTCCGGAGCATCGTACTCGACACACCCGACCCCCAAGGGCTCGCGGAGTTCTACTCCCGGCTGCTGGGCTGGCCGATCGCGTCGGTCGAGGAGGACTGGGTGGTGGTGACCGACGGCGGGCCGCCCCGGCGGCTGGCGTTCCAGCTCGCACCGGACTTCCGGCGGCCGACCTGGCCCGACCCCGAGCGGCCGCAGCAGCTCCACCTCGACCTCCACGTGGACGACATCGAGGAGGCGGAGAAGCGGGCGCTCGAGATCGGCGCCGTCAAACATGAGCACCAGCCCAGCGAGGACGACAGCTTCCGGGTGTTCCTCGATCCGGCCGGGCACACGTTCTGCCTCTGCCGCGACTGA
- a CDS encoding thioredoxin family protein, giving the protein MAVNSFMVPLGAPAPDFDLTAIDGGSVSLEDLKDSPATLVVFLSNHCPYVRHIEKGLGALAADYGARLSIVAICSNDSVNYPDDDPTHLAEQAARAGFTFPYLLDDTQEVAKAYKAACTPDFFLYDSQLRLVYRGEFDGSRPGNSVPVTGSSLRAAIDALLEGGDVPSEQNPSIGCGIKWKPGNEPK; this is encoded by the coding sequence ATGGCTGTCAACTCGTTCATGGTTCCGCTCGGCGCTCCCGCGCCCGATTTCGATCTCACCGCCATCGACGGCGGCAGCGTCTCACTGGAAGACCTCAAGGACTCCCCCGCCACGCTAGTGGTCTTCCTGTCCAATCACTGCCCCTACGTGCGGCACATCGAGAAGGGCCTGGGCGCGCTGGCCGCAGACTACGGCGCCAGGCTGTCGATCGTCGCCATCTGCAGCAACGACAGCGTGAACTACCCGGACGACGATCCCACACACCTGGCCGAACAGGCCGCCAGGGCCGGCTTCACGTTCCCGTACCTGCTGGACGACACCCAGGAGGTGGCCAAGGCGTACAAGGCGGCCTGCACGCCCGATTTCTTCCTGTACGACTCCCAGCTCAGGCTCGTCTACCGGGGAGAGTTCGACGGTTCCCGCCCGGGCAACTCGGTGCCGGTGACCGGCTCGTCGCTGCGGGCGGCCATCGACGCCCTGTTGGAGGGCGGCGATGTGCCCTCCGAGCAGAACCCGTCGATCGGCTGCGGCATCAAGTGGAAGCCGGGCAACGAGCCCAAGTGA
- a CDS encoding beta-class carbonic anhydrase, translated as MSAFDDLYAANAKFAKNFGSSDLTGRAARGLAVVTCMDSRIDPLGLLGLQAGDAKILRNAGARVTDDVLRTLVLAVYLLGVERVLVMPHTDCGMAKVTDTDVHALTSGRGVDTRSLEFHTVPDQFEALRHDLTRIRTSPFLPADMPVAGAIYDVRTGRLTPSEF; from the coding sequence ATGAGTGCGTTCGACGACCTGTATGCGGCCAACGCTAAGTTTGCGAAGAACTTCGGAAGCTCTGATCTCACCGGCCGGGCAGCGCGCGGGCTGGCCGTCGTGACCTGCATGGACTCGCGCATCGACCCGCTCGGCCTGCTGGGGCTGCAGGCGGGTGACGCCAAGATTCTCCGCAACGCCGGGGCGCGCGTGACCGATGACGTGCTGCGGACGCTGGTGCTGGCCGTTTACCTGCTGGGCGTCGAGCGGGTGCTGGTCATGCCGCACACGGACTGCGGCATGGCGAAGGTGACGGACACGGACGTGCACGCTCTCACCAGTGGGCGCGGGGTGGACACCCGCAGCCTGGAGTTCCATACGGTGCCCGACCAGTTTGAGGCGCTGCGCCACGATCTGACCCGTATCCGCACCAGCCCGTTTCTGCCTGCCGACATGCCGGTGGCCGGCGCGATCTACGACGTCCGGACGGGCCGCCTGACTCCGTCGGAGTTCTGA
- a CDS encoding DNA gyrase/topoisomerase IV subunit B — MTLVEAGYTARHLSVLEGLEAVRKRPGMYIGSTDSRGLMHCLWEIVDNGVDEALAGHCDRIEVELYPDGSIEVRDNGRGIPVDIEPKTGLAGVELVYTKLHAGGKFGGGSYGASGGLHGVGASVVNALSARLDVEVDRDGRVHEISFRRGVTGIFDGDGPTAKFKKKSGLRVGATLPRKVTGTRVRFWADKQIFLPEAEVSLDEIHVRLRQTAFLVPGLTLALYDSRHEERVEEEFRFDGGISEFTEFLARDEPVCDVLRLQGVGHFHETVPVLDDQGHMTPTEVQRELTVDVAVRWGKGYESTVRSFVNVIATPKGGTHLTGFERGLVRTINELLRETRLLKNGDDPVTKDDIQEGLTGVVTVRVPEPQFEGQTKEVLGTSAATRIVSHVVSRELKEIFTNPPRGYKQPLRAVLEKIVAAAKARIAAREHRDNQRRKSALESSALPAKLVDCRSEGVDRSELFIVEGDSALGTAKLARDSEFQALLPIRGKILNVQKASVSDMLKNAECAAIIQVVGAGSGRSFDIEAARYGKVILMADADVDGAHIRTLLLTLFHRYMRPMLEAGRVFAAVPPLHRIELTNPGKGKEKYIYCYSDGELQRVLRDLERRGKRWKDPVQRYKGLGEMDADQLAETTMDPRHRILRRVRIEDAEGAEGIFSLLMGSDVAPRREFIVNSAAEVDRDHIDA, encoded by the coding sequence GTGACGCTAGTGGAGGCGGGTTACACGGCTCGTCACCTGTCGGTGCTTGAGGGGCTCGAGGCCGTCCGCAAGCGCCCGGGCATGTACATCGGGTCCACCGACAGCCGCGGGCTCATGCACTGCCTCTGGGAGATCGTGGACAACGGCGTCGACGAGGCGCTGGCGGGGCACTGCGACCGGATCGAGGTCGAGCTCTACCCCGACGGCTCCATCGAGGTGCGCGACAACGGCCGCGGCATCCCGGTCGACATCGAGCCCAAGACCGGCCTGGCCGGTGTGGAGCTCGTCTACACCAAGCTGCACGCGGGCGGGAAGTTCGGCGGCGGCTCCTATGGCGCCTCCGGCGGCCTGCACGGTGTGGGCGCGTCCGTGGTCAACGCCCTGTCGGCGAGGCTCGACGTCGAGGTGGACAGGGACGGGCGCGTTCACGAGATCAGCTTCCGCCGCGGCGTCACCGGGATCTTCGACGGTGACGGGCCGACCGCGAAGTTCAAGAAGAAGTCCGGGCTGCGGGTCGGCGCCACGCTTCCGCGTAAGGTCACCGGCACCCGGGTGCGCTTCTGGGCCGACAAGCAGATCTTCCTGCCCGAGGCCGAGGTCTCGCTGGACGAGATCCACGTGCGTCTGCGGCAGACGGCGTTCCTGGTGCCCGGGCTGACCCTGGCCCTCTATGACAGCAGGCACGAGGAGCGGGTGGAGGAGGAGTTCCGCTTCGACGGCGGCATCTCCGAGTTCACCGAGTTCCTGGCCCGTGACGAGCCCGTCTGCGACGTGCTGCGGCTGCAGGGCGTGGGGCACTTCCACGAGACCGTGCCGGTCCTCGACGACCAGGGCCACATGACGCCCACCGAGGTGCAGCGCGAGCTGACCGTGGACGTGGCGGTCCGCTGGGGCAAGGGCTACGAGTCCACCGTGCGGTCGTTCGTCAACGTGATCGCCACCCCCAAGGGCGGCACCCACCTCACCGGGTTCGAGCGCGGCCTGGTGCGTACGATCAACGAGCTGCTGCGCGAGACGCGCCTGCTGAAGAACGGCGACGACCCCGTCACCAAGGACGACATCCAGGAGGGCCTGACCGGCGTGGTCACGGTCCGGGTGCCCGAGCCGCAGTTCGAGGGCCAGACCAAGGAGGTGCTGGGCACCTCCGCGGCCACCCGCATCGTCTCCCACGTCGTCTCGCGCGAGCTCAAGGAGATCTTCACCAACCCGCCGCGCGGCTACAAGCAGCCGCTGCGCGCCGTGCTGGAGAAGATCGTGGCCGCCGCCAAGGCCCGCATCGCCGCCCGCGAGCACCGTGACAACCAGCGGCGCAAGAGCGCCCTGGAGAGCTCCGCGCTGCCCGCCAAGCTGGTCGACTGCCGCAGCGAGGGCGTGGACCGCAGCGAGTTGTTCATCGTCGAGGGTGACTCGGCGCTGGGCACCGCCAAGCTGGCCCGCGACTCGGAGTTCCAGGCGCTGCTGCCGATCCGCGGCAAGATCCTCAACGTCCAGAAGGCGTCCGTGAGCGACATGCTCAAGAACGCCGAGTGCGCCGCCATCATCCAGGTCGTCGGCGCCGGCTCCGGGCGCTCGTTCGACATCGAGGCCGCCCGCTACGGCAAGGTCATCCTCATGGCCGACGCCGACGTGGACGGCGCCCACATCCGCACCCTGCTGCTGACGCTCTTCCACCGCTACATGCGGCCGATGCTGGAGGCCGGGCGGGTGTTCGCGGCCGTACCGCCGCTGCACCGCATCGAGCTCACCAACCCCGGCAAGGGCAAGGAGAAATACATCTACTGCTACTCCGACGGCGAGCTGCAGAGGGTGCTGCGGGACCTGGAGCGGCGCGGCAAGCGCTGGAAGGACCCCGTGCAGCGCTACAAGGGTCTGGGTGAGATGGACGCCGACCAACTGGCGGAGACCACCATGGACCCGCGGCACCGGATCCTGCGCCGGGTGCGCATCGAGGACGCCGAGGGCGCCGAGGGCATCTTCAGCCTCCTCATGGGGAGCGACGTGGCGCCGCGGCGGGAGTTCATCGTCAACAGCGCCGCCGAAGTCGACCGCGACCACATCGACGCCTGA
- a CDS encoding DUF7455 domain-containing protein, with translation MTGALAPVKPLTALDRCDRCGAQAYIRATLPVGGELLFCAHHGRQHIAALREKGADILDESARLSKTPSITHNDER, from the coding sequence GTGACTGGAGCTCTCGCCCCCGTTAAGCCGCTGACGGCCCTCGACCGCTGCGACCGCTGCGGCGCCCAGGCCTACATTCGCGCGACCCTGCCTGTAGGCGGGGAGCTGCTGTTCTGCGCCCACCACGGGCGTCAGCACATTGCGGCGCTGCGCGAAAAGGGCGCCGACATCCTGGACGAGTCGGCTCGCCTCAGCAAGACCCCTTCGATAACCCACAACGACGAGCGCTGA
- a CDS encoding GNAT family N-acetyltransferase has protein sequence MDFDMLVHQAWPAYEQRVYDGWVLRYAGGVTKRANSVLALGRPVDLGGAIETAERFYQERGQRCVFSVGLGAAPGLDKELEARGYELVDPTLVMAGSLRPEALDGVAPEVRIEQRPWPGWLETWWAVDGRFGSGLEDAERICTGVPAWYGAYEEDGVALAVGRAVPQGDTLGIYCMATRPEARRRGLARAVLRALARHAGTDSAYLVTTAPNQAAQALYRGEGFEIAGRYHYRVR, from the coding sequence GTGGATTTCGACATGCTTGTGCACCAGGCGTGGCCCGCCTATGAGCAGCGCGTTTATGACGGGTGGGTGTTGCGTTACGCGGGGGGCGTGACCAAGCGGGCCAACTCGGTGCTCGCGCTGGGACGGCCGGTTGATCTGGGCGGCGCCATCGAGACGGCCGAGCGGTTCTACCAGGAGCGCGGGCAGCGTTGCGTCTTCTCGGTGGGGCTGGGGGCCGCGCCTGGCCTTGACAAGGAGCTGGAGGCGAGGGGCTACGAGCTGGTCGACCCGACGCTCGTCATGGCCGGCTCACTCCGTCCCGAGGCGCTGGACGGGGTGGCGCCCGAGGTCAGGATCGAGCAGCGGCCGTGGCCCGGGTGGCTCGAGACGTGGTGGGCCGTGGACGGGCGGTTCGGGAGCGGGCTGGAAGATGCCGAGCGCATTTGCACGGGCGTACCGGCCTGGTATGGGGCGTACGAGGAGGACGGCGTGGCGCTCGCCGTCGGGCGGGCCGTCCCGCAGGGTGACACGCTCGGGATCTACTGCATGGCCACCCGGCCGGAGGCGCGCCGGCGTGGGCTGGCCCGTGCCGTGCTGCGGGCGCTGGCGCGACACGCGGGCACGGACTCCGCGTATCTGGTCACCACCGCGCCCAACCAGGCCGCGCAGGCGCTGTATCGCGGCGAGGGTTTCGAGATCGCGGGCCGGTATCACTACCGGGTGCGCTGA
- a CDS encoding YaaA family protein → MLIVLPPSEGKAAEGSGPPVGALSFPSLDKPRKRVQTALIRACKRRDALDVLGLTPGLAGETAKNTALTTAPTLPAAELYTGVLYDNLSLNTLDSDARKRAEESVLIFSGLWGVVRITDRIPPYRLSMGVNLPPVGGLAAFWRPQIAKALDPVPGLVVDLRSATYAAAWQPGERSVTVRVFRDGKVVSHMAKATRGEIARALLQQDTAPDTPEELAKLLTDLGYAVDLTPPPRPTRQWTMDVRLS, encoded by the coding sequence GTGCTGATTGTGTTGCCGCCGTCGGAGGGGAAGGCCGCTGAGGGGAGCGGTCCGCCCGTCGGAGCGTTGTCCTTCCCGTCGCTCGACAAGCCCCGCAAACGAGTGCAGACCGCCCTCATCCGGGCCTGCAAACGCCGCGACGCCCTCGACGTGCTCGGCCTCACGCCCGGCCTGGCAGGCGAGACGGCCAAGAACACGGCGCTGACGACGGCCCCCACGCTCCCCGCCGCCGAGCTCTACACCGGCGTGCTCTACGACAACCTCAGCCTGAACACCTTGGATTCCGACGCCAGGAAACGGGCGGAGGAGTCCGTACTGATCTTCTCCGGCCTGTGGGGCGTGGTGCGGATCACCGACCGGATCCCGCCGTACCGCCTCTCGATGGGCGTCAACCTGCCGCCCGTGGGCGGGCTGGCCGCGTTCTGGCGTCCCCAGATCGCCAAGGCGCTGGACCCTGTCCCGGGGCTGGTCGTGGACCTCCGCTCGGCCACGTACGCGGCCGCCTGGCAGCCGGGCGAGCGTTCGGTGACGGTACGGGTGTTCAGGGACGGCAAGGTCGTCAGCCACATGGCCAAGGCCACCCGAGGCGAGATCGCCCGTGCCCTCCTCCAGCAGGACACCGCCCCGGACACCCCCGAGGAGCTGGCCAAGCTTCTCACCGACCTGGGATACGCGGTCGACCTCACGCCGCCACCCCGTCCCACCCGCCAGTGGACCATGGACGTGCGTCTGTCCTGA
- a CDS encoding RNA polymerase sigma factor, which produces MSPASSTRSKPQELNEPVIQRLLERGRSQGFLESEDVRQAFEEADIPMSHAAAFLRNLSKEGVTVVVTAADSAAPKKSRGPAKRRTAAPVKTKTAAAAKEQQPETVTAVVGAAEAESAAKKAAPAKKAAPAAKKAAAPAAAKKAEPKNAGPAETKPKAPEAADADNDDEDIELDGDVELEDLEDIVVDDEEIVAEESDAEGDSDTDDETEEEPKPSEIAATEKTEDEVLILSDDDDDAPVAQVAAAGATADPVKDYLKQIGKVPLLNAEQEVELAKRIEAGLFAEEQLGGTEADGLPVDVRAELEWIAEDGRRAKNHLLEANLRLVVSLAKRYTGRGMLFLDLIQEGNLGLIRAVEKFDYTKGYKFSTYATWWIRQAITRAMADQARTIRIPVHMVEVINKLARVQRQMLQDLGREPTPEELARELDMTPEKVVEVQKYGREPISLHTPLGEEGDSEFGDLIEDSEAIVPADAVSFTLLQEQLHSVLDTLSEREAGVVSMRFGLTDGQPKTLDEIGKVYGVTRERIRQIESKTMSKLRHPSRSQVLRDYLD; this is translated from the coding sequence GTGTCGCCTGCAAGTTCGACTCGCTCGAAGCCACAAGAGCTGAACGAGCCCGTCATTCAGCGACTGCTCGAGCGTGGGCGCTCGCAGGGTTTCCTCGAGTCTGAGGATGTCCGTCAGGCCTTCGAGGAGGCGGACATCCCCATGTCGCACGCCGCCGCATTCTTGCGGAACCTCAGCAAAGAGGGCGTGACCGTGGTGGTGACCGCCGCGGATTCGGCTGCGCCGAAGAAGTCTCGTGGTCCAGCAAAGCGCCGCACCGCCGCCCCCGTCAAGACCAAGACGGCGGCGGCCGCCAAAGAGCAGCAGCCCGAGACCGTGACCGCGGTCGTGGGCGCCGCTGAAGCCGAGTCGGCCGCCAAGAAGGCGGCCCCTGCGAAGAAGGCCGCTCCGGCGGCCAAGAAGGCCGCGGCACCCGCCGCCGCCAAGAAGGCCGAGCCGAAGAACGCTGGGCCTGCCGAGACCAAGCCGAAGGCGCCCGAGGCCGCCGACGCGGACAACGACGACGAGGACATCGAGCTCGACGGCGACGTGGAGCTGGAGGACCTCGAGGACATCGTGGTCGACGACGAGGAGATCGTCGCCGAGGAGTCCGACGCCGAGGGTGACTCCGACACCGACGACGAGACCGAGGAGGAGCCCAAGCCCTCCGAGATCGCGGCGACGGAGAAGACCGAGGACGAGGTCCTCATCCTGTCCGACGACGACGATGACGCCCCGGTCGCGCAGGTCGCCGCCGCCGGCGCCACCGCCGACCCGGTCAAGGACTACCTCAAGCAGATCGGCAAGGTCCCCCTGCTCAACGCCGAGCAGGAGGTCGAGCTGGCCAAGCGCATCGAGGCGGGGCTGTTCGCCGAGGAGCAGCTGGGCGGCACCGAGGCCGACGGCCTGCCGGTCGACGTCCGGGCCGAGCTGGAGTGGATCGCCGAGGACGGCCGCCGGGCCAAGAACCATCTGCTGGAGGCCAACCTCCGGCTCGTGGTCTCGCTGGCCAAGCGTTACACCGGCCGCGGCATGTTGTTCCTCGACCTGATCCAGGAAGGCAACCTGGGCCTGATCAGGGCCGTGGAGAAGTTCGACTACACCAAGGGTTACAAGTTCTCCACCTACGCCACGTGGTGGATCAGGCAGGCGATCACGCGTGCCATGGCCGACCAGGCGCGGACCATCCGCATCCCGGTCCACATGGTCGAAGTGATCAACAAGCTGGCCCGCGTCCAGCGGCAGATGCTGCAGGACCTGGGCCGCGAGCCCACGCCGGAAGAGCTGGCCCGCGAGCTGGACATGACGCCCGAGAAGGTCGTCGAGGTCCAGAAGTACGGCCGCGAGCCCATCTCGCTCCACACGCCGCTGGGCGAGGAGGGCGACAGCGAGTTCGGCGACCTCATCGAGGACTCCGAGGCCATCGTCCCGGCCGACGCCGTCAGCTTCACGCTGCTCCAGGAGCAGCTGCACTCCGTTCTCGACACCTTGTCGGAGCGGGAGGCGGGCGTCGTGTCGATGCGGTTCGGTCTCACCGACGGGCAGCCGAAGACGCTGGACGAGATCGGCAAGGTTTACGGGGTGACCCGTGAGCGCATCCGCCAGATCGAGTCCAAGACCATGTCCAAGCTGCGCCACCCGTCCCGGTCCCAGGTGCTCCGCGACTACCTGGACTGA
- a CDS encoding SpoIIE family protein phosphatase, with protein sequence MSAETSVPRPRESDVDISDSALFQGLLSEAEFAFAFFDGDSRVQRVNDVFCDVVAVPAERMLGRQPVEVLAPDLSQIVTHAVQAVIETDAPVTEGRVRVRSAEGDTRHWSLSFSPVHDEAGDLRAIALVGLDVTESRQTEEALRRSEERYRSLVEAQSQLVWITSPTGAVVEDAPQWRAITGQGLEEYLANGWLEVVHPEERQQTEEAWREALRGRTMFEWNYRVRTRASGYRHFEVRAVPIIRHGRVVEWVGANTDVTPQREAEEMRGRLTDQLGAAALRTARLQGATAMLAEALTVEQVVQVIIDVGRTALAADRSAVALLDTDRAALKLINGEGIPEASGAFGEEIPLSSSSVMTMAVNSRRPVFAESTDSLKAQLLEAGGDEEVLANYLANSDERAWVGLPLLAAGRALGALRFSFTRPVKISQEDGVFLEALAGQCALAVERATLFEREHRTAETLQRSLLPDRLPVVKGLVLAQRFRSGSRHVQVGGDWYDAFVLQDGRVAAVVGDVMGKGVKAAAGMGRIRNAMRALALTNPPPAAVLTGLDRVFEATEEEEQVTTLAYMVVEPVTGEGTLALAGHPPPVLVSPQGTAILCDAEPGTPLGWPTSRRQFRFVVPPGHTAVLYSDGLVENRKRGLDAGLAELCSVVTEAPPEVVSSPHMLLDFLVDRMLSGYEQDDDVTALAIHVPPATKSD encoded by the coding sequence ATGAGCGCCGAGACCTCCGTTCCCCGTCCCCGGGAGTCGGATGTGGACATCTCAGACTCCGCCCTCTTCCAGGGCCTGCTGTCGGAGGCCGAGTTCGCCTTCGCGTTCTTCGACGGCGACAGCCGCGTCCAGCGGGTCAACGACGTGTTCTGCGACGTCGTCGCCGTGCCTGCCGAGCGCATGCTCGGCCGGCAGCCCGTCGAGGTGCTCGCCCCCGATCTCAGCCAGATCGTCACCCATGCCGTGCAGGCGGTCATCGAGACCGACGCGCCGGTCACCGAGGGCCGCGTGCGCGTGCGCTCGGCGGAGGGCGACACCAGGCACTGGTCGCTGTCGTTCTCGCCGGTCCACGACGAGGCGGGCGACCTGCGGGCGATCGCGCTGGTCGGGCTGGACGTGACCGAGAGCCGCCAGACCGAGGAGGCGCTGCGCCGCAGCGAGGAGCGCTACCGCTCGCTGGTGGAGGCGCAGTCTCAGCTCGTCTGGATCACCTCGCCCACCGGCGCCGTCGTCGAGGACGCACCGCAGTGGCGCGCCATCACCGGCCAGGGCCTGGAGGAATACCTCGCCAACGGCTGGCTGGAGGTCGTGCACCCCGAGGAGCGCCAGCAGACCGAGGAGGCGTGGCGCGAGGCGCTGCGCGGCCGCACCATGTTCGAGTGGAACTACCGGGTGCGCACCCGGGCCAGCGGCTACCGCCACTTCGAGGTGCGGGCCGTGCCGATCATCAGGCACGGCAGGGTCGTCGAGTGGGTCGGTGCCAACACCGACGTCACCCCGCAGCGCGAGGCCGAGGAGATGCGCGGCAGGCTGACCGACCAGCTCGGCGCCGCGGCCCTGCGGACCGCCAGACTGCAGGGCGCCACCGCCATGCTCGCCGAGGCGCTGACCGTCGAGCAGGTGGTGCAGGTCATCATCGACGTGGGCCGCACCGCCCTGGCCGCCGACCGCTCCGCTGTGGCGCTGCTCGACACCGACCGCGCGGCGCTCAAGCTGATCAACGGTGAGGGCATCCCCGAGGCGTCCGGCGCCTTCGGTGAGGAGATCCCGCTGTCGAGCTCCAGCGTGATGACCATGGCGGTCAACAGCCGCAGGCCTGTGTTCGCCGAGTCGACCGACAGCCTCAAGGCGCAGCTGCTCGAGGCCGGCGGTGACGAGGAGGTCCTGGCCAACTATTTGGCCAACAGCGATGAGCGGGCTTGGGTCGGGCTGCCCCTGCTGGCCGCAGGGCGGGCGCTGGGAGCGCTCCGATTCTCCTTCACCCGGCCGGTGAAGATCTCCCAGGAGGACGGCGTCTTCCTGGAGGCGCTGGCCGGCCAGTGCGCTCTGGCGGTCGAGCGGGCCACGCTGTTCGAGCGTGAGCACCGCACCGCCGAGACGCTCCAGCGCAGCCTGCTGCCCGACCGCCTGCCGGTGGTCAAGGGCCTGGTGCTGGCCCAGCGTTTCCGCTCGGGCAGCCGCCACGTGCAGGTCGGCGGCGACTGGTACGACGCGTTCGTGCTGCAGGACGGGCGTGTCGCGGCCGTCGTGGGCGACGTCATGGGCAAGGGTGTCAAGGCCGCGGCGGGCATGGGCCGCATCCGCAACGCCATGCGGGCGCTGGCGCTGACCAACCCGCCGCCCGCGGCCGTGCTCACCGGGCTCGACCGCGTCTTCGAGGCCACCGAGGAGGAGGAGCAGGTCACGACCCTGGCCTACATGGTCGTGGAGCCTGTGACCGGCGAGGGCACGCTGGCCCTGGCCGGCCACCCGCCACCCGTGCTGGTCTCTCCGCAGGGCACGGCGATCCTGTGCGACGCCGAGCCGGGCACTCCGCTAGGCTGGCCGACCAGCCGAAGGCAGTTCCGGTTCGTGGTGCCGCCCGGTCACACCGCCGTGCTCTACTCCGACGGCCTCGTGGAGAACAGGAAGCGCGGTCTGGACGCCGGTTTGGCAGAGCTTTGCAGTGTTGTGACCGAAGCACCGCCTGAGGTCGTAAGTAGTCCGCACATGTTGCTGGACTTCCTGGTTGACCGGATGTTGTCTGGATATGAACAGGATGATGACGTTACTGCCCTAGCAATTCACGTCCCGCCAGCCACGAAGAGTGACTGA
- a CDS encoding HhH-GPD-type base excision DNA repair protein, with amino-acid sequence MRIQLAQQSEADELLGRSPLALLVGMLLDQQIPMEWAFTGPYTISQRLGHDLTAAEIASYDPEAFAALLAEKPAVHRYPKSMAARVQQLAAYLVEHHDGQPEKIWADAADGKELLKRLMALPGYGKQKAQIFLALLGKQLGVQPSGWREAAGAYGEEGSHRSVADVVDAESLVRVRVAKQEAKRAAKAE; translated from the coding sequence ATGCGCATCCAGCTCGCCCAGCAAAGCGAGGCAGACGAGCTCCTCGGCCGCAGCCCGCTCGCGCTGCTCGTCGGCATGCTCCTCGACCAGCAGATTCCCATGGAGTGGGCGTTCACGGGGCCTTACACCATCTCCCAGCGGCTGGGGCACGACCTCACGGCCGCGGAGATTGCCTCGTATGATCCTGAGGCGTTCGCCGCGCTGCTCGCCGAGAAGCCGGCCGTGCACCGCTACCCGAAGTCTATGGCGGCCAGGGTCCAGCAGCTCGCGGCCTACCTCGTCGAACACCACGACGGGCAGCCGGAGAAGATCTGGGCGGATGCGGCGGATGGCAAAGAGTTGCTGAAACGACTCATGGCCCTTCCGGGATACGGCAAGCAGAAGGCCCAGATTTTTTTGGCATTGCTGGGGAAGCAGTTGGGGGTCCAACCTTCAGGCTGGCGTGAGGCAGCCGGAGCCTACGGCGAGGAGGGGTCACACCGATCGGTCGCCGACGTCGTCGACGCCGAGAGCCTGGTCCGCGTGCGTGTCGCCAAGCAAGAGGCCAAGCGCGCGGCGAAGGCCGAGTAG
- a CDS encoding thioesterase family protein — MSMYTRLAEGRYLASEHTQGPWDPATQHMGPVTALIVHELARTAPRPGLEPSRLVVDVFAPVPVAELEIATDVARDGKRVQCLTASVSSGGREYARASAWRIREADTPATPVPGPPAPVPPRSDEHARSWLGSGFGYGKALDWRFVTGGPMELGPATVWGRLTIPLVEGEEMTPLERLAVFADSGNGVSFAVDFATHVFVNVDLTISLFRSPEGEWICLDAETVIGPSGRGLTRSTLYDESGQVGTATQTLFVAPR, encoded by the coding sequence ATGTCGATGTACACCCGCCTGGCCGAGGGCCGCTACCTGGCGTCGGAGCACACGCAGGGGCCCTGGGACCCGGCCACTCAGCACATGGGCCCGGTCACCGCGCTCATCGTCCACGAGCTGGCCCGGACCGCGCCGCGTCCGGGATTGGAGCCGTCCCGGCTCGTGGTGGACGTGTTCGCGCCGGTGCCCGTCGCCGAGCTGGAGATCGCGACCGACGTGGCGCGTGACGGCAAGCGCGTGCAATGCCTCACCGCGAGCGTGTCGTCCGGCGGCCGTGAATACGCCAGGGCGAGTGCCTGGCGCATCCGCGAGGCGGACACGCCCGCGACGCCGGTCCCCGGCCCGCCCGCCCCCGTGCCGCCGCGCTCGGATGAGCACGCGCGCTCGTGGCTGGGCTCCGGTTTCGGGTACGGCAAGGCGCTCGACTGGCGTTTCGTCACCGGCGGCCCCATGGAGCTCGGCCCTGCAACGGTGTGGGGCAGGCTCACGATCCCGCTGGTCGAAGGCGAGGAGATGACCCCGCTGGAGCGGCTGGCGGTGTTCGCCGACAGCGGCAACGGGGTCAGCTTCGCCGTCGACTTCGCCACCCACGTGTTCGTGAACGTGGACCTGACGATCTCCCTGTTCCGCTCCCCCGAGGGCGAGTGGATCTGCCTGGACGCCGAGACCGTCATCGGCCCGTCCGGCAGAGGGCTGACCCGCTCCACCCTGTACGACGAGAGCGGCCAGGTCGGGACGGCGACTCAGACCCTGTTCGTCGCGCCAAGATGA